The following proteins are encoded in a genomic region of Flammeovirga pectinis:
- a CDS encoding FadR/GntR family transcriptional regulator, with the protein MEQSIFNTFRKIEIEKPVDKIIKQVKALISSGQLNPGDKLPSERKLSEHFAIGRTHVRDAIRKLEFYGILKTLPQSGTVVAGFGISALEGLITDVLDLEGNDFNSLVETRVILETNTAKCAAIRRDDKDIMSISSALTAYETAVKKGKDNVEHDLMFHMKIAEASKNSVLKSLMMIVAPDIITFFKEKEICSGNKPSRALDEHYAILEHISNRDPEKAEQAMFQHLKEIIQHPNM; encoded by the coding sequence ATGGAACAATCTATCTTTAATACGTTTAGAAAAATAGAAATTGAGAAGCCAGTTGATAAGATTATTAAACAAGTTAAAGCTTTAATATCTTCTGGACAGTTAAACCCTGGTGATAAATTACCATCAGAAAGAAAGCTAAGTGAACATTTTGCAATCGGTAGAACACACGTTCGAGATGCAATAAGAAAGTTAGAGTTTTATGGAATATTAAAAACATTACCGCAAAGTGGTACCGTAGTAGCGGGTTTTGGTATTTCTGCTCTAGAAGGTTTAATAACAGACGTATTAGATTTAGAAGGAAATGATTTTAACTCTCTAGTTGAAACAAGAGTAATCTTAGAAACAAATACAGCAAAGTGTGCTGCAATTAGAAGAGACGATAAAGATATTATGTCTATAAGTAGTGCTTTAACTGCATATGAGACAGCCGTTAAGAAAGGAAAAGATAATGTGGAACATGATTTAATGTTCCATATGAAAATAGCCGAAGCAAGTAAGAATTCTGTATTGAAATCACTAATGATGATAGTAGCACCAGACATCATTACTTTTTTTAAAGAGAAGGAAATTTGTTCAGGCAACAAACCTTCAAGAGCGTTAGATGAACATTATGCAATTTTAGAACATATCTCTAATAGAGATCCTGAAAAAGCAGAACAAGCAATGTTCCAACACTTGAAGGAGATTATTCAACATCCAAACATGTAG
- a CDS encoding aminopeptidase P family protein has translation MYRKFGFIVVAFLFFCQLVMAQYKYAPTDFPPKEFHKERRELLRNKLSKNSVAVFFANPTRNRANDVDYVYHQNPDLYYLTGYKEPNALLLLFSTPYLLEDGTACSELFFVEERDSIDQFWVGASLTIEEVNQKLGVENVLPITAFPQFNFKFETFDNVLTYDPPRDVRNNIYNSFDQYDIIQDFKKKTVYPPFLNPVSAYLYNLMRSTTVENQMSIAQDVALELRNTAVLRLDKNIINFISATSPEQRVKVAQHLPNTNIDILTLDSLMKDLREIKAPVEIKLTTKAVEISATAQIEVMKAMKPGLSETEVQGIHEFIFKKYGAEYEGYPSIVGAGENGCMMHYIANNKPNLEDGELILMDCGAEYRGYTADVTRTIPVNGKFSKEQSALYEIVLKAQNKSIAACKEGATFDEVYTISADIIGKGLYKLKIIAFPEDYARYFPHGLMHHIGLDVHDKGHYTTLKKDMIVTVEPGIYIPKGSDCDEKWWGIGIRIEDDILITDSEPINLSERAPREIEKIEAIMKETSIFDQLNLPELK, from the coding sequence ATGTACAGAAAATTTGGGTTTATAGTAGTTGCTTTTTTATTTTTTTGCCAATTAGTAATGGCGCAGTACAAATATGCTCCAACTGATTTTCCGCCTAAAGAATTTCATAAAGAAAGGCGTGAACTTCTAAGAAATAAGCTATCTAAAAATTCTGTTGCCGTATTTTTTGCTAACCCTACAAGAAATAGAGCCAATGATGTAGACTATGTGTATCATCAGAATCCAGATTTATATTATCTAACAGGTTATAAAGAACCCAATGCTTTACTCCTCCTTTTTTCTACGCCTTATCTATTAGAAGATGGTACAGCTTGTTCAGAATTGTTTTTTGTTGAAGAAAGAGATTCTATTGATCAGTTTTGGGTTGGAGCTAGTTTAACTATTGAAGAGGTGAATCAAAAACTTGGTGTTGAAAATGTTTTGCCAATCACCGCTTTCCCACAATTCAACTTTAAGTTCGAAACTTTTGACAATGTACTTACTTACGATCCTCCTAGGGATGTTCGTAATAACATATACAATTCTTTTGATCAATATGACATTATTCAAGATTTTAAGAAAAAAACAGTTTACCCCCCTTTCTTAAATCCAGTATCTGCTTATCTCTATAATTTAATGCGCTCTACTACTGTAGAAAATCAGATGAGCATTGCACAAGACGTTGCTTTAGAATTAAGAAATACTGCTGTTTTACGACTAGATAAAAATATTATAAATTTTATTTCTGCCACATCGCCAGAACAAAGAGTTAAAGTTGCACAGCATTTACCAAATACAAACATCGACATCTTAACTCTAGATAGTTTAATGAAGGACCTTAGAGAAATTAAAGCTCCTGTTGAAATTAAACTCACTACTAAAGCAGTTGAAATTTCTGCAACTGCACAGATTGAAGTAATGAAAGCAATGAAACCTGGATTATCTGAAACGGAAGTTCAGGGAATACACGAATTTATTTTTAAGAAATATGGTGCAGAGTATGAAGGGTACCCAAGTATTGTAGGCGCTGGTGAAAATGGTTGCATGATGCACTACATAGCCAATAACAAACCCAATTTAGAAGATGGCGAACTGATATTAATGGATTGTGGCGCAGAATATAGAGGGTATACTGCAGATGTTACAAGAACTATTCCTGTAAATGGTAAGTTCTCTAAAGAGCAAAGTGCACTTTACGAAATTGTACTTAAAGCGCAAAATAAGAGTATTGCAGCCTGTAAAGAAGGAGCTACTTTTGATGAAGTGTATACTATATCTGCTGATATTATTGGGAAAGGGTTGTACAAACTCAAAATAATTGCTTTCCCAGAAGACTATGCTAGATATTTTCCCCATGGGTTAATGCATCATATTGGTTTAGATGTTCATGATAAAGGGCATTATACAACACTAAAAAAAGATATGATCGTAACTGTTGAACCTGGCATTTATATTCCTAAAGGAAGTGATTGTGATGAAAAATGGTGGGGGATTGGCATAAGAATAGAAGATGATATTTTAATAACTGATAGTGAACCTATAAATTTATCTGAAAGAGCACCTAGAGAGATTGAAAAAATTGAAGCTATTATGAAAGAAACTAGTATTTTTGATCAATTAAATTTACCTGAATTAAAATAA
- a CDS encoding polysaccharide deacetylase family protein: protein MRLIIFSILLIFNTSFKQTSTVLNYALLENSIEIEKQGFNKLNSSLHYELNVSYPKVMYTNKIDVEHKINLDIQGIMAFAISDFLSKTREVKIDKGVLGLSYMNLNYNVHFNQNGILSLCFDKETFYNGLDGIRKLSVTYNYDVNDKRKIQLKDLFVKDVDYYSKLNKIIKEKLGSGAKVSSDAVNTFCITKEGLYFPLDVKKCRGKKCPDFIKINWSELQGILSPYISQKKDI, encoded by the coding sequence ATGAGATTAATCATCTTCTCGATATTACTTATCTTCAACACGTCTTTTAAACAAACTTCTACTGTGTTGAATTACGCCCTACTCGAAAACTCTATTGAGATTGAAAAGCAGGGGTTCAATAAACTCAATTCATCTTTACATTACGAGCTAAATGTCTCTTACCCAAAAGTAATGTATACCAATAAAATAGATGTAGAGCACAAAATAAACCTTGATATTCAAGGTATTATGGCATTTGCTATTTCTGATTTCCTATCAAAAACAAGAGAAGTAAAAATTGACAAAGGTGTTTTAGGCTTAAGTTATATGAACTTAAACTATAATGTACATTTTAACCAAAACGGTATTTTAAGTTTATGTTTTGATAAAGAAACCTTCTATAATGGTTTAGACGGTATCAGAAAGTTATCTGTTACGTACAATTATGATGTAAATGATAAACGAAAAATCCAGCTAAAAGACTTGTTTGTTAAGGATGTTGATTACTATTCTAAACTAAATAAAATAATAAAAGAGAAACTAGGTTCTGGGGCAAAAGTATCTTCTGATGCTGTAAATACATTCTGTATTACTAAAGAAGGATTGTATTTTCCTTTAGATGTAAAAAAGTGTAGAGGCAAAAAATGTCCTGATTTTATCAAAATAAACTGGTCAGAATTACAAGGAATCCTATCACCGTATATCTCTCAAAAAAAGGACATTTAA
- a CDS encoding YkvA family protein: MGLKDINTEKYIKYFRESDFLDSLIDMGKKAGEKVVYAGLLLFYMYIDEETPKKAKVAIAGALGYLLLPFDLIPDFIPLVGFSDDFSVVIAAISYLTVCLKEEHKDAAVEKMKEWFDDFEAEEVETINSIIFRKKDKKGKVIELDPEA, translated from the coding sequence ATGGGGCTTAAAGATATAAATACAGAAAAATACATTAAATATTTTAGAGAAAGTGACTTCTTAGATTCTTTAATTGATATGGGTAAAAAAGCTGGCGAAAAAGTTGTTTACGCAGGCTTACTGTTATTTTACATGTACATTGATGAAGAAACACCTAAGAAAGCGAAAGTGGCAATTGCAGGAGCTTTAGGATATTTACTCTTACCTTTTGATTTAATACCAGATTTTATTCCATTAGTAGGCTTTAGTGATGACTTTTCTGTAGTAATTGCTGCAATCAGTTATCTAACGGTGTGTTTAAAAGAAGAACATAAAGATGCTGCTGTAGAGAAAATGAAAGAATGGTTTGATGACTTTGAGGCAGAAGAAGTGGAAACTATTAATTCAATAATTTTTAGAAAGAAAGATAAAAAGGGGAAAGTTATAGAGCTAGACCCAGAAGCATAA
- a CDS encoding M14 family metallopeptidase, translating to MKEYFFIIGAVLLLNISCTKSKTPQQKEKQEDWQTPFEKSNGLASFTYEEGIAYFKKLGTVYDEFRVFTYGDTDAGKPIHLGIYSSQGAFIPSDLKKKNVLLINNAIHPGEPDGVDASMMLLRDILQKKSNVIPKNTIIAVIPFYNVGGALNRNSGTRANQEGPVSYGFRGNAQNLDLNRDFVKMDSKNMKTLAEIMHVWQPDLFIDTHVSNGADYQYTLTYLASHEEKLGGVVGDFVKNKMNPYLEEKMLENSFPIAPYVNVWGTTPDKGYVQFFDSPRYSSGYTALFNTPSYVIETHMLKPFKQRTEATYLFLENVIAFLGEHGAELKQHRKAQFIDDRHKDEFPIAWEVDKSKSDTIFFKGYEGRMIKSEVSGLPRLFYDRTAPYEKAIPFYSSLKVTKYEPKPLSFIIPRGWKTIVDHLKLNGVEVTQLKADEKFTVDVKYIEAYKTVQSPYEGHYLHHSVKTKTKKEELQFFKGDYLISADQKRIRFLMEVLTPEAIDSYFAWNFFDPILQQKEHFSAYVFEDKAAKMLKEDASLRAALDKEIKKNPSLKNDAYAQLNFIYERSDNKEKSYLRYPVFKFMPN from the coding sequence GTGAAAGAATATTTTTTTATCATTGGAGCAGTACTACTACTCAACATCTCATGTACTAAAAGTAAAACACCTCAGCAAAAAGAGAAGCAAGAGGATTGGCAAACACCCTTTGAGAAATCTAATGGGTTAGCGTCTTTTACGTACGAAGAGGGCATTGCTTATTTTAAAAAGTTAGGAACAGTTTACGATGAGTTCCGTGTATTTACCTACGGAGATACTGATGCTGGCAAGCCTATACATTTAGGGATTTATTCTTCTCAAGGTGCATTTATACCTTCTGATTTAAAAAAGAAAAATGTCTTATTAATCAATAATGCTATTCACCCAGGAGAGCCAGACGGTGTAGATGCGAGCATGATGCTTTTGAGAGATATTCTTCAAAAAAAATCAAATGTTATTCCAAAGAATACAATTATTGCAGTTATTCCTTTTTACAATGTAGGAGGAGCTTTAAATAGAAATTCGGGAACAAGAGCAAATCAAGAAGGACCAGTTTCTTATGGTTTTAGAGGGAATGCTCAGAATTTAGATCTCAACAGAGATTTTGTAAAAATGGATTCTAAAAACATGAAAACCCTTGCGGAAATTATGCATGTTTGGCAACCAGACCTTTTTATAGATACTCATGTTAGTAATGGAGCAGATTATCAGTATACACTAACGTATTTGGCTTCGCATGAAGAAAAATTAGGCGGTGTAGTAGGAGATTTTGTTAAGAATAAGATGAACCCTTATTTAGAGGAAAAGATGTTGGAAAATAGCTTTCCGATAGCACCTTATGTAAATGTGTGGGGAACAACGCCAGATAAGGGCTATGTCCAATTTTTTGATTCACCTCGTTATTCTTCAGGGTATACGGCTTTGTTTAATACACCAAGTTATGTTATAGAAACGCACATGCTTAAGCCTTTTAAGCAACGTACAGAAGCAACGTACTTATTCTTAGAAAATGTGATTGCTTTTTTGGGAGAACACGGTGCTGAATTAAAACAACATAGAAAAGCACAATTTATAGATGATCGACATAAAGATGAATTTCCTATTGCTTGGGAAGTTGATAAATCTAAAAGTGATACCATTTTCTTTAAAGGCTATGAAGGTAGAATGATAAAAAGTGAAGTAAGTGGTTTACCGCGTTTATTTTACGATAGAACAGCACCTTATGAGAAAGCAATACCCTTCTATTCTTCTTTAAAAGTAACAAAATACGAACCTAAACCACTATCGTTTATTATTCCAAGAGGGTGGAAAACAATTGTAGATCATTTAAAATTAAATGGTGTTGAAGTTACTCAATTAAAAGCCGATGAGAAGTTTACTGTTGATGTAAAATATATTGAAGCATACAAAACAGTACAATCACCTTATGAAGGACATTACTTGCATCACTCTGTTAAAACAAAGACTAAAAAGGAAGAATTACAATTTTTTAAGGGAGATTACTTAATATCTGCAGATCAGAAAAGAATAAGATTTTTAATGGAGGTACTAACTCCAGAAGCTATAGATAGTTATTTTGCATGGAACTTTTTTGATCCAATTTTACAGCAGAAAGAGCATTTTTCAGCCTATGTTTTTGAAGACAAAGCAGCTAAAATGCTAAAAGAAGATGCAAGCTTAAGAGCAGCCTTAGATAAAGAGATTAAAAAGAACCCTTCTTTGAAAAATGATGCTTATGCTCAACTAAATTTTATCTACGAACGTTCAGATAATAAGGAGAAGTCTTATTTAAGGTATCCAGTTTTTAAATTTATGCCTAATTAG
- a CDS encoding alpha/beta hydrolase, whose translation MNASIKKIIYGLLSIVLIIYISVSCFGYKQIVLINTHQGKSGLEREMKRNTFDTQLLSECKQENFKVHSLFGYDLKGTYIQAPTDSLGLTVVMVHGIKSDRWTMMRYAQIYLKHGIDVVLYDQRKHGLSGGSQESYGFYESQDLEQIVQWTKKKKPKDIIAAHGESLGAATVCMHSGINESTHSVSFYISDCAYSDTPKLLTRRAKKDFGVPDLGFITTTSFLTKISAGFYFSDVMPIESVGISKVPILFIHGEKDTYIPKEMSIEMYNAKLNGEKYLWLVPNAVHANSITVAPKVYETKVMSYVNTIVSQLAE comes from the coding sequence ATGAATGCTTCAATTAAAAAGATAATATACGGCTTACTTTCTATTGTTCTTATAATTTATATCTCTGTTTCTTGTTTTGGCTATAAGCAAATTGTTTTGATAAATACCCACCAAGGTAAAAGCGGACTTGAAAGAGAAATGAAAAGAAATACCTTCGATACTCAACTACTTTCGGAGTGTAAGCAAGAAAACTTTAAGGTGCATTCATTATTTGGATACGATTTAAAAGGAACTTATATACAAGCTCCAACAGATTCTTTAGGGTTGACTGTAGTTATGGTACATGGCATTAAAAGTGACCGATGGACGATGATGCGATATGCTCAGATTTACTTAAAACATGGAATTGATGTTGTTTTGTACGACCAAAGGAAACATGGTTTAAGTGGGGGCAGTCAAGAAAGTTATGGCTTCTATGAAAGTCAGGATTTAGAACAAATTGTACAGTGGACTAAAAAGAAAAAGCCAAAAGATATAATTGCCGCACATGGAGAATCTCTTGGTGCAGCAACAGTTTGTATGCATTCTGGAATAAATGAAAGCACACATTCTGTTAGTTTTTATATTTCTGATTGTGCGTACTCTGACACTCCTAAATTACTTACTAGGAGAGCTAAAAAAGATTTTGGAGTTCCTGATTTAGGTTTTATTACTACAACTAGTTTTTTAACTAAAATAAGTGCTGGTTTCTATTTTAGTGATGTAATGCCTATTGAATCTGTAGGTATATCTAAAGTCCCTATCTTATTTATACATGGTGAAAAAGATACATATATACCTAAAGAAATGAGCATAGAGATGTACAATGCAAAGCTAAATGGAGAGAAATACTTATGGCTAGTGCCTAATGCGGTGCATGCAAATTCTATTACGGTTGCTCCAAAAGTTTACGAAACTAAAGTAATGAGTTATGTAAATACTATTGTTTCTCAATTGGCCGAATAA
- a CDS encoding acyl-CoA thioesterase: MTTLEEKLESRISQIDIKVRSYHIDSYNHVNNMRYMEFLEEARWSHFENNSSLKVSQEEETSFVIANYNINYKYPAMMNQTLEVKTKVDKIGSSSVVFHQEMFIKETGKKALDAHVTLVAFDIKTQRPKRISDRIKDELVK; encoded by the coding sequence ATGACAACACTCGAAGAAAAATTAGAAAGTAGAATTTCTCAGATTGATATAAAAGTAAGAAGCTATCATATTGATAGTTATAACCATGTGAACAATATGCGTTATATGGAGTTTTTGGAAGAAGCACGTTGGTCGCATTTTGAAAACAACTCCTCTCTTAAAGTTTCTCAAGAAGAAGAAACTAGTTTTGTAATTGCTAATTATAATATCAATTATAAGTACCCTGCAATGATGAATCAAACACTTGAAGTAAAAACTAAAGTAGATAAAATTGGTTCTTCAAGTGTAGTCTTTCATCAAGAGATGTTTATAAAAGAGACAGGAAAGAAAGCACTTGATGCTCATGTTACACTAGTTGCTTTTGATATCAAAACACAAAGACCTAAACGAATTTCAGATCGTATAAAAGACGAATTGGTAAAATAA
- a CDS encoding alpha/beta hydrolase, which produces MASAQHRLLKLALNVSSMMFPTRNLNLTLLRESTELISLVALLPWGVKAKKFSVSNLDCEIIEPVRKSETKKALLYLHGGGYAIGSSQTHRSMVGKLVDDTHATALLVNYRKIPTFPCPAAIEDALVGYQYLLDNGYLPEEIAVAGDSAGGGLVCSLFFMLKEKQMPLPKCGICLSPWVDLLHMGESSEKNKYSDPFVKVDEMRRWASVYAGEKPLDHPYVSPLYGDLSNFPPMLIQTSTNEILHDDSKRLKEAFENVNVPVNYQEWDDLIHWWQLFWKFIPESEEALNKVANFINFHLDPTYK; this is translated from the coding sequence ATGGCTTCAGCACAACATAGACTGCTAAAATTAGCACTAAATGTGTCGTCAATGATGTTTCCGACACGTAACCTTAATCTCACTTTATTACGAGAGTCGACAGAATTGATTTCGCTTGTTGCCCTTTTACCCTGGGGTGTTAAAGCAAAAAAGTTTAGTGTTTCTAATCTGGATTGTGAAATAATAGAACCAGTACGTAAATCCGAAACTAAAAAAGCTTTATTATATCTACATGGTGGTGGTTACGCCATTGGCTCTTCTCAGACACATAGATCTATGGTTGGGAAATTAGTAGACGACACACATGCAACAGCATTATTAGTTAATTACAGAAAAATACCAACATTCCCCTGCCCTGCTGCAATAGAAGATGCCCTTGTTGGGTATCAATATTTATTAGATAATGGTTACTTGCCAGAAGAAATTGCCGTTGCTGGAGATTCTGCAGGAGGAGGTTTAGTTTGTTCGCTATTCTTTATGCTCAAAGAAAAACAAATGCCTTTACCAAAGTGTGGTATTTGTCTTTCTCCTTGGGTAGATCTTTTACATATGGGCGAATCTAGTGAGAAAAATAAGTACTCAGATCCTTTTGTAAAAGTAGATGAAATGCGCAGATGGGCAAGTGTTTATGCTGGCGAAAAACCTTTAGACCACCCGTATGTCTCTCCTCTTTATGGAGACTTAAGTAATTTTCCTCCAATGCTCATTCAAACTTCTACAAACGAGATTTTACACGATGATAGTAAACGTTTAAAAGAAGCATTTGAAAATGTTAATGTTCCCGTGAATTATCAGGAATGGGACGATTTAATACACTGGTGGCAACTATTTTGGAAATTTATTCCGGAATCTGAAGAGGCATTAAATAAAGTTGCAAATTTTATAAACTTTCACCTAGATCCTACGTACAAATAA
- a CDS encoding phasin family protein → MEELLKKIVYTGVGITAFTIEKITEVVDKLVAEEKLTAEEGKKIVGEFVDSTEAKKDEFEGQIKTLADKFTSSLNIDLDKITSMFKGGDSEEVEILKARIEALEAAQAPAPKKAPAKKETKTTTSSEASEA, encoded by the coding sequence ATGGAAGAATTATTAAAAAAAATCGTTTATACTGGTGTAGGTATCACAGCTTTTACAATTGAAAAAATTACTGAAGTTGTTGACAAACTAGTTGCTGAAGAAAAACTAACTGCCGAAGAAGGTAAAAAAATTGTTGGCGAATTTGTTGATAGCACAGAAGCTAAAAAAGACGAATTCGAAGGTCAAATTAAAACACTAGCAGATAAATTCACTTCATCATTAAACATTGATTTAGATAAAATCACTTCTATGTTTAAAGGTGGTGACTCTGAAGAGGTAGAGATCTTAAAAGCAAGAATTGAGGCGTTAGAAGCTGCTCAAGCTCCAGCACCAAAGAAAGCTCCTGCTAAAAAAGAAACAAAAACTACTACGTCTTCAGAAGCGTCAGAAGCTTAA
- the fbp gene encoding class 1 fructose-bisphosphatase, whose translation MMDKLTASVGTALDRFIAKRQEQFPYATGELSQLLRDIALASKIINREINRAGLSDLGGAAGTENIQGEQQQKLDMIADVRFTRALINGGETCGIVSEEVDDIIDTGNHHAKYIVTIDPLDGSSNIDVNVLVGTIFSIYRRRSPIGRPPTMDDMLQQGTEQVAAGYVLYGSSTMLVYSTGYGVNGFTYEPSLGEYFLSHANMQCKENGSIFSINEGGYNTFNEGLKEYIRRCKEREYSGRYIGSLVGDFHRNLLKGGIYIYPATSKYDTGKLRLLYECNALAFLAEQSGAMATDGKQRILEIKPTSLHQRSPFYVGSPKMVEEAMQCLEDYTEEEVEELETKTVQIRS comes from the coding sequence ATGATGGATAAACTTACTGCATCTGTAGGTACAGCACTAGACCGTTTTATTGCTAAAAGGCAAGAACAGTTCCCTTATGCTACCGGAGAATTATCACAACTACTTCGTGATATTGCACTTGCATCAAAAATCATCAATAGAGAAATCAATCGGGCTGGACTGTCTGACCTTGGAGGTGCGGCTGGAACAGAAAACATTCAAGGTGAGCAACAGCAAAAACTTGATATGATTGCAGATGTCCGTTTTACAAGGGCATTAATTAATGGTGGAGAAACTTGTGGGATAGTATCCGAAGAAGTGGATGATATTATAGACACAGGTAATCATCACGCAAAGTACATAGTAACTATAGATCCTTTAGATGGCTCTTCTAATATTGATGTAAACGTATTAGTAGGAACCATCTTTTCTATTTATAGAAGAAGATCTCCAATTGGAAGACCTCCTACTATGGACGATATGCTACAACAAGGAACAGAACAAGTTGCGGCTGGCTATGTTTTATATGGCTCGTCTACTATGCTTGTTTATTCTACTGGATATGGAGTAAATGGCTTTACGTATGAACCTTCTTTAGGTGAATATTTCTTATCGCATGCAAATATGCAGTGTAAGGAAAATGGTTCTATCTTCTCTATTAATGAAGGTGGCTATAACACTTTCAATGAAGGCTTAAAAGAATACATCAGAAGATGTAAAGAAAGAGAATATTCTGGCAGATATATAGGTTCTTTAGTGGGAGATTTCCACAGAAACCTTTTAAAAGGTGGTATTTATATCTACCCTGCCACATCTAAATATGATACAGGGAAATTACGTTTACTCTATGAATGTAATGCATTAGCATTTCTTGCTGAGCAATCTGGAGCAATGGCAACAGATGGAAAGCAACGTATTTTAGAAATTAAACCAACATCGCTACATCAAAGGTCTCCTTTCTATGTTGGTTCGCCTAAGATGGTTGAAGAAGCTATGCAATGTCTGGAAGATTATACTGAAGAAGAAGTAGAAGAACTTGAAACAAAGACTGTACAAATACGCTCTTAG
- a CDS encoding MFS transporter has product MTLTKNEKVTLYILAAVSFTNILDFIVLMPLGHVLQETFDMTPVMWSAVVSSYTLAAAVSGLISIFIIDRFERKRMFLTIYAFFTLGTLLCSFAPTYNFLLLARIFTGVFGGLINAALFTIVGDMLPEEKRGTGIGILMTGFAVSSAIGVPIGLYLGVEIDWHAPFFIISIIAAGLWVICYKRLPIMDSHLAHRKDPDENTNLLAPFKELLNNKKQLQGLLALGFVFFGHFLLIPFFSPYMVNNIGFEDSQLTWIYLCGGICTMYFSPKIGQWSDKYGKYLVFSIISCVTVLPTLVLTNTPIMSIPFVLVFSSLFFICGARSIPANALLLGTSNPKKRGSFMSVRSSVQNLAQGLASFAAGFIIYQDPATGVFQHFNRIGIISVIATMLGVFFFKKISDTARHRARKLSVQNQA; this is encoded by the coding sequence ATGACATTAACGAAAAATGAAAAAGTTACACTGTATATACTTGCAGCAGTAAGCTTTACAAATATATTAGATTTTATAGTTTTAATGCCCTTAGGTCATGTGCTACAAGAAACCTTTGACATGACTCCTGTAATGTGGAGCGCTGTTGTATCTTCTTACACTTTAGCTGCTGCAGTCTCTGGGTTAATTTCTATTTTTATAATAGATCGTTTCGAAAGGAAACGTATGTTCCTTACCATATATGCCTTTTTTACACTTGGTACATTACTCTGTAGTTTTGCTCCAACTTATAATTTCTTGCTATTGGCACGCATATTTACTGGTGTTTTTGGTGGTTTAATTAATGCTGCATTGTTTACTATTGTAGGCGATATGCTTCCTGAAGAAAAAAGAGGTACAGGTATTGGTATTTTAATGACTGGTTTTGCAGTTTCTTCTGCAATAGGTGTTCCTATTGGGTTATACCTAGGAGTAGAAATAGATTGGCATGCTCCATTCTTTATTATTAGTATTATCGCTGCAGGATTATGGGTAATTTGTTATAAACGGTTACCTATTATGGATAGTCACTTAGCACATAGAAAAGATCCTGACGAGAACACGAATTTATTAGCTCCCTTTAAAGAGCTATTGAATAATAAGAAGCAGTTACAAGGATTATTAGCTTTAGGATTTGTATTCTTTGGTCACTTTTTACTTATCCCCTTTTTCTCTCCATATATGGTGAATAATATTGGCTTCGAGGATAGTCAATTAACATGGATTTATCTCTGTGGAGGTATTTGTACCATGTATTTTTCACCAAAAATTGGACAGTGGTCTGATAAATACGGTAAATATTTAGTCTTCTCAATCATATCATGTGTTACGGTTCTACCAACATTGGTACTTACCAATACACCTATTATGAGTATACCGTTTGTTTTAGTTTTTTCTTCGCTCTTCTTTATCTGTGGAGCAAGATCAATTCCAGCAAATGCACTTTTATTAGGTACTTCTAATCCTAAAAAAAGAGGTAGTTTTATGAGTGTTCGGTCATCAGTTCAGAACCTAGCTCAAGGGTTAGCTTCTTTTGCTGCAGGCTTTATTATATATCAAGATCCAGCTACAGGTGTTTTTCAACACTTCAATAGAATTGGAATTATTAGCGTAATAGCAACTATGTTAGGTGTTTTCTTCTTCAAGAAAATAAGTGATACTGCTAGACATAGAGCAAGAAAACTTTCCGTACAAAATCAAGCTTAA